One window of the Zea mays cultivar B73 chromosome 3, Zm-B73-REFERENCE-NAM-5.0, whole genome shotgun sequence genome contains the following:
- the LOC103651307 gene encoding pentatricopeptide repeat-containing protein At3g09650, chloroplastic, producing the protein MLRCTRYSLQLLQPHPSFPGGATCSCSCPCSPPSSSFGNQHQRLHQPAALSPATSRSSTPLTHAPDHDEDGPSDDALLALLRAHDTDAAYSLFSSKPSLLPSSPTTASRLLAQLSFNSNGPDGFPRAARLLQSLRARGALDLLDANSLSLAAAAAARCRDARLAHSLLLYMLRQGLLPDRRAYTAAVSRLTPPTKALRLFDAVLRNLRSAPPELVSPSCLPDAAAFNAALSACADAGDCRRFRQLFDAMSEWSAAADALTYNVVIKMCARAGRKDLVARVLERMLFSGLTPCATTFHSLVAAFVGFGDIATAERIVQAMREERKDICLLLRAVSMDCDGVTDVEEGAVLLDDIVAGAKQGQGSDEVPLLPKAYPPNARVYTTLMKGYTNAGRVDDVLAVLRAMRQEAQTAPASRPDHVTYTTVISALVGAGDMARARAVLNEMAAARVPANRVTYNVLLKGYCQQLQIGQARELFEEMVTDAGIQPGVVTYNTLMDGCVLTDDSAGALAFFNEMRSRGIAPSTVSYTTLMKAFAVSGQPKVAHKVFEEMERDPRVTVDRAAWNMLVEGYCRLGLVETAKQVVERMKERGVQPDVATYGSMAKGIAVARKPGEALVLWNEVKERCLKEADEELLGALADVCVRAAFFKKALEIVACMEEKGIAPNKTKYKKMYIEMHSRMFTSKHASQARQDRRRERKRAAEAFKFWLGLPNSYYGSEWQIEPLLDGDDLS; encoded by the coding sequence ATGCTACGCTGCACGCGCTACTCGCTCCAGCTGCTCCAACCCCATCCCTCCTTCCCCGGTGGCGCCACCTGCTCTTGCTCATGCCCGTGCTCCCCGCCTTCTTCCTCCTTCGGCAACCAGCACCAGAGGCTCCATCAGCCAGCCGCTCTGTCCCCAGCTACTTCCCGCTCCAGCACACCACTCACCCACGCGCCTGACCATGACGAAGATGGTCCCTCCGACGACGCCCTCCTGGCGCTCCTCCGCGCCCATGACACCGATGCCGCCTACAGCCTCTTCTCCTCGAAGCCGTCTCTCCTCCCTTCCTCCCCCACCACGGCGTCTCGCCTCCTCGCGCAGCTCTCCTTCAATTCCAACGGCCCCGATGGGTTTCCCCGCGCCGCCCGCCTCCTCCAGAGCCTCCGCGCCCGCGGTGCCCTCGACCTCCTCGACGCCAACTCCCTCTCCCTCGCGGCCGCGGCAGCCGCCCGCTGCCGTGACGCCCGTCTCGCCCATTCCCTCCTCCTCTACATGCTCCGCCAGGGCCTCCTCCCCGACCGACGCGCATACACCGCCGCCGTCTCCCGCCTCACGCCGCCCACCAAGGCGCTCCGCCTCTTCGACGCCGTCCTCCGCAACCTCCGCAGCGCACCACCAGAGCTCGTCTCCCCCTCCTGCCTCCCCGACGCGGCCGCATTCAACGCAGCCCTCAGCGCCTGCGCTGACGCGGGGGATTGCCGCCGATTCCGGCAGCTGTTCGACGCAATGAGCGAATGGAGCGCCGCCGCCGATGCGCTCACCTACAACGTCGTCATCAAGATGTGCGCGCGCGCCGGCCGAAAGGACCTCGTCGCGCGCGTGCTTGAGCGCATGCTCTTCTCCGGCCTCACCCCCTGCGCCACCACTTTCCACTCCCTCGTCGCCGCGTTCGTCGGCTTCGGTGACATCGCCACAGCGGAGAGGATCGTCCAGGCGATGCGGGAAGAGCGCAAAGACATATGCTTACTGCTCAGGGCTGTCTCTATGGACTGCGACGGTGTGACCGACGTCGAGGAGGGTGCCGTGCTGCTCGACGACATTGTTGCCGGGGCCAAACAGGGACAGGGCTCGGATGAGGTGCCGCTGCTCCCCAAGGCTTATCCGCCCAACGCCAGGGTGTACACCACGCTCATGAAGGGGTACACGAACGCAGGCCGCGTCGACGATGTCCTGGCCGTGCTGCGCGCGATGCGGCAAGAGGCGCAGACGGCACCCGCAAGCCGGCCGGACCATGTGACTTACACGACGGTGATATCAGCGCTTGTTGGTGCGGGCGAcatggcgcgcgcgcgcgccgtgcTGAACGAGATGGCTGCGGCCAGAGTTCCAGCCAACCGTGTCACCTACAACGTCCTGCTCAAGGGCTACTGCCAGCAGCTGCAGATTGGCCAGGCCAGGGAGCTCTTTGAGGAGATGGTGACGGACGCCGGCATCCAGCCCGGCGTGGTGACGTACAACACCCTCATGGACGGGTGCGTTCTCACGGacgacagcgcgggcgcgctagCCTTCTTCAACGAGATGCGGTCACGGGGCATCGCGCCGTCCACTGTGAGCTACACGACGTTGATGAAGGCGTTCGCCGTGTCGGGGCAGCCCAAGGTAGCGCACAAGGTGTTCGAGGAGATGGAGCGGGACCCCAGGGTGACGGTGGACAGAGCGGCGTGGAACATGCTGGTGGAGGGGTACTGCCGGCTGGGACTAGTGGAGACAGCGAAGCAGGTTGTGGAGAGGATGAAGGAGCGCGGCGTGCAGCCGGACGTGGCGACGTACGGCAGCATGGCGAAGGGCATCGCGGTGGCGCGCAAGCCAGGGGAGGCTCTTGTGCTCTGGAACGAGGTGAAGGAGCGGTGCCTGAAGGAGGCCGACGAGGAACTGCTGGGGGCGCTGGCGGACGTGTGCGTGAGGGCGGCCTTCTTCAAGAAGGCGCTGGAGATCGTGGCGTGCATGGAGGAGAAGGGCATcgctcccaacaagaccaagtacAAGAAGATGTACATTGAGATGCACTCCAGGATGTTCACCAGCAAGCATGCATCGCAAGCGCGCCAGGACCGGCGCCGAGAGCGCAAGCGTGCCGCCGAGGCCTTCAAGTTCTGGCTTGGCCTGCCCAACTCCTACTATGGCAGCGAGTGGCAGATCGAGCCTCTGCTGGATGGCGATGACCTAAGTTGA